The nucleotide sequence CTACGCCGTCCTCTTCCTCCCGATCGCGACCTTCTGCTGTGCCCCGGTCGCCACGGCGCCCCGGACCGCCCCCGCGGTCTCGACTTCCGGTCCCACGGGAGGTGCTCTCCCCTCGAGGCCGGCCGGTGTCCCGACCGACGAGCTGCACTGGCTGCGCGCGTCGGCCGAGTACCGCGCGATCACCATCCAGACGTTCCGGGCGGCCCTCGAAGCCGCCGCGGAGGCGAGCGCCGGGAGGCCCGCCGGGAGCTGGGGCGTTTCCGTCGACGCCGACGAGACGATCATCGACAACTCCGGCTATGAGGTCGAGCTCCAGCGGCAGGGCCTCGTCCACACGGACCCCGCCTGGAAGGCGTGGGTGGAACGCGGCGAGCGCACGGCCGTGCCCGGCGCCGCGATGTTCCTCGGCGGCGTGCAGAAGCTGGGCGGACGCGTCGCGGTGGTCACGAACACCGCCCACTCGCTCTGCGCGAACGTCGCCGCGAACCTCCGATCCCTCTCGCTCCCCTACGACATCCTCGTCTGCCGCGCCGACGACGGCGAGGACCGGAAGGAGGGGCGCTGGCGGAGCGTCGCCGACGGCACCGCGAGCCCCGACCTCGGCCCCGTCGAGATCCTCGTCTGGGTCGGGGACAACATCCAGGACTTCCCCGACCAGAGCCAGGCGCTTCGCGGCGAGCCCGAGGCCGCCTTCGGCGACTTCGGCGTCCGGTTCTTCGCGCTCCCGAACCCGATCTACGGAACGTGGGAGAAGAACGCACCGAGGTAGCGCGACCACAGCGGCAGGCGCAACAGCCGGCCGGGCCGGCTACCGACCGTTCGGGTAGTCGGCGAAGACCGGCTCTCCGTCGCGCTCCAGGATGCGGAGGAAGACGGGGACGACCTGCGGGTCGAACTGCGTGCCCGCGCCCTCGGCGAGGTGGGTCTTGACGCGCTCGGAAGGCCAGCCGGCCCGGTAGGCACGGTCGAAGCGAAGGGCGTCCCAGACGTCGACGACGGCGAAAAGCCGGGCTACGAGCGGAATCTCCTCGCCCCTCAGTCCGCGCGGGTAGCCGGTGCCGTCCCATCGCTCGTGGTGGCAGTACGGAATGTCGAGCGCCGGTCGGAGGAAGTCGATCCTTTTCAGCATCTCCCAGGCGTGCTCGGGATGGCGCCGCATCTGCGCCTGCTCTTCCTCGTCGAGCTCGCCGGCCTTGAGGAGGATTCCGTCGGGGAGCGCCATCTTCCCGACGTCGTGAAGGAGCGCGCCCCGCCGGACGTGGACGAGCTGCTCACCGCAGACTCCGAGCTCCGCCGCCAGCCGGACGGAGAGGTCGACGACGCGGCGGCTGTGGCCCTGCGTTTCGCCGTCCCTGAGGTCGAGGGCCCTGATCCACCCTTCGAGCGTCGCCTCGTAGGCCCGGAGAATCTCCTCCGCCCCGCGAGCCGCCGCCTCGACGGCGAGCTGGCGCTCCACGTCGGACGCCCGGCGGCCGGTCGTCGTTCTCGTTCCCCGTTCGGTCACGAAGCCCCCCCCGCCCGACCGTAGCGAAACGGGGAGGCCGAGGTCAAGGAGGCGTGGCCGTCACAGCGAAGCGACGAGACTGTCCCAGAAATCGCAGACGTCCGTCCGGACGCCGTCGACCGGTCCGGACGGGAGATCCCAGACGAGCGTGCGGTCCCGGACCGGGTCGTAGGCCGGCCAGTGCGGGAGACCCTCTCCGTTCGGGTCTCCCCCCGCAGCGAACCGTGCCCAGGCCGCGTTCATCGACTCCGAAAGCGCCCGCTCCGCCGCGCTGGGCGCGTACCCCGCGAACGCGTCGAAGCTCCCGAAAACGAACGGGATCTCGATGCCGTGGACCGCGCCGTAGAGACGGCTCGCCGGATAGGAGAAGAAGTAGCGGAACACCGGCGAGCCGCCCTTCGCGGCAGCCCGGGCGAAACGCCGGGACGGGCAGATGAAGCGGGAGTCGCTCGTGACGGCCACGTAGGCTTTCCGCGGCGAGGCGTAGGCCGAGACCGGGTACCGCGCGAGGACGAGCGGGGCGAGGGCGCCGACCTGGGCCGTGACGAGCGCCCGATATTCGGCCTCGGTCGTGATGGGCGGGGCCGCGGATCCCGTTTCGTCGGCGTTGGCCCCGATGGCGAACGGGACCCTGTTGTGCTCCCCCTTCCCGAGGACGACCTCGGGCGATGCGCTGAGGACGAACCCGTCGACCGCCGGCCCCCACAGCTGGCCCGAGGACGAGGTGACCGAGACGACGGGCGGGACGGCGCGCAGGAGATCCTCGAACGGCCGGGCGCGCAGACACGCGGCGGGATCGGCCGCCTGGGCACAGCCCGCCTTCCCGGTGAGCGTGTTGCCGAACGCGACGAACTCGGCGAGCGGCCGCTGCGCGCAGCCGCCGCTCTGGATCAGGGCGCGCTCGAAGAGGCCTGCGGCGAGCGGCGACGCGACGAGCGTGCAGACGTTCACGCCTCCCGCCGACTCCCCGAAGATCGCGACGCGCGCCGGGTCTCCCCCGAATGCGGCGATGTTTCGCTTCACCCAGCGCAGCGCGGCGAGCTGGTCGTACGTCCCGTAGTTCCCCGAGACGCCGCGGCGGGATTCAGCCGAGAGGAAGGGCTGCGCGAGCCATCCGAACGAGGAGAGCCTGTAATTCGCCGTGACGACGACGGCGCGCCCCTTCTCCGCGAGAACGGTCCCGTCGTAGTACGCGTAGGAGCTCGCTCCCGCGGCGTTTCCGCCCCCGTGGATGAAGAACAGGACCGGGAGCGGCGAGGCCGGCGGCACCGCGGGCGCCCAGACGTTCAGGGTGAGGCACTCCTCCGAGCCCGTGACGTTTCCGTCCTCGTCCAGCTGCGCGCAGGGAGAGCCGAACGTGGCCGCGCGCCGCACCCCGATCCACGGGGCCGGGGGCGCGGGCGGCCGCCAGCGGAGGGGACCCGTCGGAGGCGCCCCGAAGGGAACCCCGCGATACGACGTGCTCCCCCCGCTGGCGATCCCGGAGACGGCTCCCCCCTCCGTCAGGACTGCGCCGGCCGGTGCGACGACCTCGACCGTGACGGGTGCGGAGCGGTCCTCGGGACACGTCGACGAGGGAATCCAGCGGTACGTCGTCGTAACCGCCGGGAAGACGGAAAGCTCCCCGCCGGGCCCGAGCGGAACGTCTCCCGGAACGACCCGCCCGGCGCCCCGTCCCGGGGCCTGCAGACTCAGAACCACGGGACTTCCCGCTTCGACCCGGGACGAAGAGGAAGTGAGAAGCGGAGTCGGACCGGCCGGCGGGCACGGGGTCACCGGCAGGAAGGCGGGCGGGAGAATCGCGGGGTCCCCGGTCCCGTTGTCGATGACGCTCGCGTAGGCGTCGAGGGTGCCCGCCTCCACCGTCACCTCGAGCGTCGCGCCGCGCGGCACGACCGCGCCGCCGAACCAGTCGGAGAGCGACCGCTGCGTCCACGACGACGGGCCGGAGTCGAACACCGCATCGGCGAGCGTCGCTCCCGCCGAGGCCCTGAGTCGGAGCCCGCCCCGCGCACCCGCGGCGCCGCTCACGAACGCGACGTTCGTCCGGAAGCCCGACGTACCGGAGTCCGCAGAAAGGCCCGTGAAGACGAGGACTCGACCCGGGCCCGCGAGGGCGTCTTCGGCGGTGGGCTCCTGGGAGGCGGCGAAGGTCCCTGGCCGTCCCGACGGATCGACGTTCCGGGTCGCGCCGAGGACCGCGAGCCGCTCCGGCGAGGTCACCCGGACCGCTCCCGCGCTCCCGTCCGGGACTCCCAGCGCGCCGAGGAGGTCGGGCTCCTCGAAGGCGCCGCGAGGCGGGACGCTTCGCGACACGCGTCCACCTCCGCCGTGGGCTTCGAGCGTCACCTCGACCGGTGCGGGGCCCGGGTTGACCAGGCGCAGTCCCGTCCGCCAGAGCGTTCCGTTCGCGCCGGGGGCGCGGGCGGCGCCCGGGAGGAGAAGCGCGAACGGAGGTGCCGAGGGCATGTCGGTCCGGCGCGCCAGGGCGAGGAGTCCGTCGCCCGTGACGTTGTCGACGACGGCGGCATAGGCCACCGCCGACCCGCTGAGGACGCGAACCTCGACCCGTCCGAGCTCGATCTCGGGGTCGGATGCGAGCTCGCCGACCCCCTGCTGCCAGAAGAGCGGCGCCTTCGCCTCGAGACGCCGTTCGCCTCTCACGAGACCCGTGTCGTCGACGATCGTCACGAGCACCTCGGACCCCGGCTCGAGGAGGGCCACCGCCACGTTCGTCCGGAAGTCGGTGCCGGCAGCTGCCGTGTGCGTGAGCCAGGGCGCGATCCCTGTCTCGCCCGGCCACAGGGCCTCGGCCTCGCGGAGGGACGGAAGGGCGAGGCCATAGGTGCCTCGCGGATCCGCGATGTTGGCGGTGACCCCCCGGAGAAGAAATGGCCGATCCGCCCGGGCGAGGAGACATCCGGCCGCCGAGGAGAGGCCGAAGAGGGAATCGACCGGGTCGTCCAGGCGGCGCGTCTGCCGGGGTTCGAGGACGAGGCGCGTCGTTCCGGCCCGGCCAGTCGCCGCGAGGAGCTCGAGGTCGACCTCGAGGGGCGTATCCGAGGGGTTGTGAAGCCAGACCGTCGAGACGAAGCGGCTCCCGAACGCCCCGTCCGCGCGCGCCACGCCCGGGAGGACGAGACGCTCCTCCCCGGTCGCCGGAAGGGCGAAGAACAGGATCGAAGCCAGCGCGCACGACCGGCACGCCCCGGTGAACCAACCTCCCATGAGTCCCTCCAGCCCCTCTTGACGCACGCGGGGCGCCGATGGATGACGGCGCCTCCCGCTTTCCTCTCGCGTCGGTCCGGATCAGCCGCCGCGGCCCCCTACAGGCTGCGATCGCATCTCCATTACACTCCAGCGCACGTTCCGGAGGGATCCCCCGATGAGTCTTCTGACGAAGTTCAACCTCGCCCTGGTCGCCGTCTTCGCCCTCGCCCTGGTTCCCGCGGGCTGGATCTCGCACGACCTCCTCCAGAAGAGCGCACGGACCCAGGTGATCGAGAACGCGCGGATCATGATGGAGACGGCCCTCGCGGTGCGGACCTACACGATCCGGCAGATCCAGCCGCTGCTCGCGCCCCAGCTCGCGACGACGTTCCTCCCCCAGTCGGTGCCCGCCTACTCCGCCACCGAGATCTTCAGCGCCCTCCGGAAGACGAACCCCGAGTACGCCTACAAGGAGGCGACGCTGAACCCGACGAACCCGCGAAACCGGACCGTCGACTGGGAAGCCGACCTCGTGCACGCCTTCCGCAACGACGACCGGAAGATGGAGATCATCGGAGAGCGGGACACGCCGCAGGGCCGCGCGCTCTTCCTCTCCCACCCGATCCGGATCAAGGACGAGAAGTGCCTCGCCTGCCACACGACGCCGGACATCGCGCCGGCCTCCCAGGTGAAGGCTTACGGCCCGAACAACGGCTTCGGGTGGAAGCTGAACGAGATCATCGGCGCCCAGATCGTCTCGGTGCCGATGTCGCTCCCGGTGAAGATGGCGCGGGACGCCTTCCGAACGCTCATCCTGACGCTGGCCGGCGTCTTCGCGCTCACGCTCCTCATCCTCAACCTCCTCCTGAGGTTCGTCGTCATCCGGCCGCTCCGCGAGCTGTCGGCGATGGCCGACC is from Holophagales bacterium and encodes:
- a CDS encoding HD-GYP domain-containing protein, with the translated sequence MTERGTRTTTGRRASDVERQLAVEAAARGAEEILRAYEATLEGWIRALDLRDGETQGHSRRVVDLSVRLAAELGVCGEQLVHVRRGALLHDVGKMALPDGILLKAGELDEEEQAQMRRHPEHAWEMLKRIDFLRPALDIPYCHHERWDGTGYPRGLRGEEIPLVARLFAVVDVWDALRFDRAYRAGWPSERVKTHLAEGAGTQFDPQVVPVFLRILERDGEPVFADYPNGR
- a CDS encoding DUF3365 domain-containing protein — protein: MSLLTKFNLALVAVFALALVPAGWISHDLLQKSARTQVIENARIMMETALAVRTYTIRQIQPLLAPQLATTFLPQSVPAYSATEIFSALRKTNPEYAYKEATLNPTNPRNRTVDWEADLVHAFRNDDRKMEIIGERDTPQGRALFLSHPIRIKDEKCLACHTTPDIAPASQVKAYGPNNGFGWKLNEIIGAQIVSVPMSLPVKMARDAFRTLILTLAGVFALTLLILNLLLRFVVIRPLRELSAMADQVSLGNMDIPDVKVGGSDEVAQLASSFGRMKISLRKALAMLEQE
- a CDS encoding carboxylesterase family protein gives rise to the protein MGGWFTGACRSCALASILFFALPATGEERLVLPGVARADGAFGSRFVSTVWLHNPSDTPLEVDLELLAATGRAGTTRLVLEPRQTRRLDDPVDSLFGLSSAAGCLLARADRPFLLRGVTANIADPRGTYGLALPSLREAEALWPGETGIAPWLTHTAAAGTDFRTNVAVALLEPGSEVLVTIVDDTGLVRGERRLEAKAPLFWQQGVGELASDPEIELGRVEVRVLSGSAVAYAAVVDNVTGDGLLALARRTDMPSAPPFALLLPGAARAPGANGTLWRTGLRLVNPGPAPVEVTLEAHGGGGRVSRSVPPRGAFEEPDLLGALGVPDGSAGAVRVTSPERLAVLGATRNVDPSGRPGTFAASQEPTAEDALAGPGRVLVFTGLSADSGTSGFRTNVAFVSGAAGARGGLRLRASAGATLADAVFDSGPSSWTQRSLSDWFGGAVVPRGATLEVTVEAGTLDAYASVIDNGTGDPAILPPAFLPVTPCPPAGPTPLLTSSSSRVEAGSPVVLSLQAPGRGAGRVVPGDVPLGPGGELSVFPAVTTTYRWIPSSTCPEDRSAPVTVEVVAPAGAVLTEGGAVSGIASGGSTSYRGVPFGAPPTGPLRWRPPAPPAPWIGVRRAATFGSPCAQLDEDGNVTGSEECLTLNVWAPAVPPASPLPVLFFIHGGGNAAGASSYAYYDGTVLAEKGRAVVVTANYRLSSFGWLAQPFLSAESRRGVSGNYGTYDQLAALRWVKRNIAAFGGDPARVAIFGESAGGVNVCTLVASPLAAGLFERALIQSGGCAQRPLAEFVAFGNTLTGKAGCAQAADPAACLRARPFEDLLRAVPPVVSVTSSSGQLWGPAVDGFVLSASPEVVLGKGEHNRVPFAIGANADETGSAAPPITTEAEYRALVTAQVGALAPLVLARYPVSAYASPRKAYVAVTSDSRFICPSRRFARAAAKGGSPVFRYFFSYPASRLYGAVHGIEIPFVFGSFDAFAGYAPSAAERALSESMNAAWARFAAGGDPNGEGLPHWPAYDPVRDRTLVWDLPSGPVDGVRTDVCDFWDSLVASL